One Diabrotica virgifera virgifera chromosome 3, PGI_DIABVI_V3a genomic window carries:
- the LOC114327914 gene encoding uncharacterized protein LOC114327914, which translates to MFPILYNEHVIYSIDEFQDLCRTCLKNRGLINLFTVKHQDVLLKDMFPTFSLPKVDAEDRFPQKVCQHCLRLLLEIYSFRQVAFFSESLMTKVFDQEALDTESKMGVLSDTENDEVKENTSQNISGLSPEPMASTSKYTNVTAGTSTNMLNTSSESMPSTSKYTRVITGTSNNISYQSAAPTHSISKRTEVAADTSTEMLSMFREPMPSTSINSGVTACNVEDNDNDGMVNNNVNYVYVSPEEFQSLLMASGQYNVNNNMEYVSVNAQVFTPGQYVAYNQRENDHVGNKDAAFDQQETETITLEYESESDIENTPLVLNNNNNDLEKTEEQTEISNIQSVTESSKIQCSKRVLKGKRIIRVAKPKRNSDYKSGF; encoded by the exons ATGTTTCCCATACTTTACAATGAGCATGTTATATATTCAATAGATGAGTTTCAAGATCTGTGCCGTACGTGCCTCAAAAACCGTGGACTCATTAACCTTTTTACTGTTAAACATCAAGATGTATTGCTTAAAGACATGTTTCCAACCTTTTCCTTGCCCAAG gtGGATGCAGAAGACAGGTTTCCACAAAAAGTATGTCAGCACTGTTTACGTCTTCTATTAGAGATATACTCTTTTAGACAAGTTGCTTTTTTTTCTGAATCACTAATGACTAAGGTCTTTGATCAAGAAGCACTCGATACTGAGTCAAAAATGGGTGTATTATCAGATACAGAAAATGATGAAGTAAAAGAGAATACCTCACAAAATATATCTGGTCTGTCTCCTGAACCTATGGCTTCAACCTCAAAATATACCAACGTAACAGCAGGTACATCAACAAATATGCTTAATACATCTTCAGAATCTATGCCGTCAACCTCAAAATATACCAGAGTAATAACAGGTACCTCAAACAATATATCTTACCAATCTGCAGCACCCACGCATTCAATCTCAAAACGTACCGAAGTAGCAGCAGATACCTCAACAGAAATGCTTAGTATGTTTCGAGAACCTATGCCCTCAACCTCAATAAATTCCGGAGTAACAGCGTGTAATGTGGAAGATAATGATAACGATGGTATGGTCAACAACAACGTAAATTATGTTTATGTATCTCCCGAAGAATTTCAATCCCTTCTGATGGCGAGTGGGCAATATAATGTTAATAACAATATGGAATATGTTTCGGTTAACGCTCAGGTATTTACGCCAGGACAATATGTTGCATATAATCAACGTGAAAATGACCACGTTGGCAACAAAGATGCCGCGTTTGACCAACAAGAAACAGAGACGATTACCTTAGAGTACGAAAGTGAAAGTGATATTGAAAACACGCCATtagtattaaataataataataacgatTTGGAGAAAACAGAGGAACAAACTGAAATAAGTAATATTCAATCTGTAACTGAATCTTCTAAGATACAGTGCTCTAAGCGTGTGTTAAAAGGAAAAAGGATAATACGGGTCGCAAAACCGAAAAGAAATTCTGATTATAAAAGTGGTTTTTGA